One Lutra lutra chromosome 18, mLutLut1.2, whole genome shotgun sequence genomic window carries:
- the ZP3 gene encoding zona pellucida sperm-binding protein 3: MGLSCGVFICFLLLGGTELCYSQTIWSGETNSPLPSRPPVVVECLEAQLVVTVSKDLFGTGKLVRPADLTLGPENCEPLVSADTEDVVRFEVGLHECGNGVQVTDSALVYTTFLLHSPRPAGNLSILRTNRAQIPIECHYPRHRNVSSQAILPTWVPFRTTMLSEEKLVFSLRLMEEDWGSEKRSPTFQLGDVAHLQAEVHTGSHVPLRLFVDHCVATLTPDRSASPHHTIVDFHGCLVDGLSDASSSFKEPRPRPETLQFTVDMFHFANDSRNMIYITCHLKVTLADRVPDQLNKACSFIKSSRRWSPVEGTADICRCCNKGSCGLPGHSRRLSHLERRGRKSASQTRNRRHVTEEAEITVGPLIFLGKAGDPGAEGSTSPYASVMLGLGLATVLSLTLATLVLVLAQRRRAASHSVICPVSVPQ; encoded by the exons ATGGGCCTCAGCTGTGGGGTcttcatctgctttctgctcttgGGAGGCACAGAGCTATGCTACTCGCAGACCATTTGGAGTGGTGAGACCAACTCCCCGTTGCCATCTAGGCCCCCCGTGGTGGTGGAGTGTCTGGAGGCCCAGCTGGTGGTCACTGTCAGCAAAGACCTTTTTGGTACTGGGAAGCTCGTCCGGCCTGCAGACCTCACTCTGGGTCCAGAGAACTGTGAGCCCCTGGTCTCCGCAGACACGGAGGATGTGGTCAGGTTTGAGGTCGGGCTGCACGAGTGTGGCAATGGGGTGCAG GTGACCGACAGTGCTCTGGTGTACACCACCTTCCTGCTCCACAGCCCCCGCCCTGCGGGAAACCTGTCCATCCTGAGGACTAACCGTGCCCAGATTCCCATCGAGTGCCACTATCCCAG GCACAGGAACGTGAGCAGCCAGGCCATCCTGCCCACCTGGGTGCCCTTTAGGACCACGATGCTCTCAGAGGAGAAGCTGGTTTTCTCCCTCCGCCTGATGGAGG AGGACTGGGGCTCTGAGAAGCGGTCCCCCACCTTCCAGCTGGGAGACGTAGCCCACCTCCAGGCCGAAGTCCACACTGGTAGCCACGTGCCACTGCGACTGTTTGTGGACCACTGTGTGGCCACGCTGACACCGGACCGCAGTGCCTCCCCTCATCACACCATCGTGGACTTCCACGG CTGTCTTGTGGATGGTCTTTCCGATGCCTCTTCGTCCTTCAAAGAGCCCAGACCCAGGCCAGAGACCCTGCAGTTCACAGTGGACATGTTCCACTTTGCTAATGACTCCAGAAACATG ATCTATATCACATGCCATCTGAAGGTCACTCTGGCAGACCGAGTCCCGGACCAGCTAAACAAAGCCTGTTCCTTTATCAAGTCCAGCAGGAG GTGGTCCCCCGTAGAAGGCACTGCTGACATCTGTCGCTGTTGTAACAAAGGCAGCTGTGGCCTTCCAGGCCATTCCAGGAGGCTGTCCCATCTAGAGAGAAGGGGGCGCAAGTCTGCTTCCCAAACCCGAAATCGCAGGCATG TGACCGAAGAAGCAGAGATCACCGTGGGGCCTCTGATCTTCCTGGGAAAGGCTGGTGATCCTGGGGCGGAGGGGTCCACCTCCCCTTACGCCTCTGTGATGCTGGGCTTGGGCCTGGCCACGGTGCTATCCCTGACTCTGGCTACCCTCGTCCTGGTCCTTGCCCAGAGGCGCCGCGCTGCTTCCCATTCTGTGATCTGCCCTGTGTCTGTTCcccaataa